One Dreissena polymorpha isolate Duluth1 chromosome 9, UMN_Dpol_1.0, whole genome shotgun sequence genomic window carries:
- the LOC127846111 gene encoding uncharacterized protein LOC127846111, with product MNKTPTIDAQKLTLEDIQNAERSILQYVQRRHYNDELTQLSSSKPVKKGSSIVRLNPVYHNGLIKVDGRMRQPEEQKMIILPSQHHVTSLIIRHYHETSGHMGAQQVVSSTREKYWIIHGPSTVKKTIGKCFVCRRYRGKLGHQKMASLLCEQTTPDKPPFTNVGVDFFGPLNVKAGRSVLKRYGCILTCLSSRAVHLEVAHSLTTDSFISAFQRFISRRGTPEKVFSDNGSNVVGGQRELQKCMREWNQLKLESHMLQREIEWHFNPPYASHMGGAWERLIRSTRFHLKATAQEQLLTDEQLHTFMTEVEKILNDRPITPVSDDTRDLPALTPTMLLLMKTNTSIPQGVFRKQDVYAQRWWKQVQYLAHVFWKRWLHEYLPSLQARQKWQRQTTKPSVRKCCPNR from the coding sequence ATGAATAAAACTCCCACAATAGACGCCCAGAAACTCACGCTGGAGGATATACAGAATGCTGAAAGGTCCATTCTGCAATATGTTCAAAGGAGGCATTATAACGATGAACTAACACAACTGTCTTCTTCAAAGCCCGTGAAAAAGGGGAGTAGCATTGTGAGACTTAATCCAGTCTACCACAATGGGTTAATCAAGGTCGATGGACGCATGCGTCAGCCCGAAGAGCAGAAGATGATCATATTGCCCAGCCAACATCATGTGACGTCGTTAATTATTCGTCACTACCACGAGACATCGGGTCATATGGGAGCGCAGCAAGTAGTATCGTCTACGCGCGAGAAGTATTGGATCATCCACGGACCCAGTACGGTAAAGAAGACAATTGGAAAGTGTTTCGTTTGTAGACGGTACAGAGGAAAATTGGGCCACCAGAAGATGGCGTCACTTCTCTGTGAACAGACAACACCAGATAAGCCCCCGTTTACTAATGTCGGTGTAGATTTTTTCGGCCCACTGAATGTCAAGGCTGGCCGTTCAGTGCTGAAGAGGTACGGGTGCATATTAACATGTCTTTCATCAAGAGCCGTACACCTAGAAGTGGCACATTCGCTTACCACGGACTCCTTCATTTCCGCCTTTCAAAGGTTCATCAGTAGAAGAGGAACCCCAGAGAAAGTTTTTAGTGATAACGGTTCAAATGTAGTCGGAGGTCAACGAGAGCTACAAAAATGCATGAGAGAATGGAACCAGTTGAAATTGGAAAGTCATATGCTTCAGCGGGAGATTGAATGGCACTTCAACCCTCCATACGCGAGCCATATGGGAGGAGCATGGGAACGACTGATACGTTCAACTCGTTTCCATCTCAAAGCCACCGCACAGGAACAACTGCTCACGGACGAACAGCTTCATACATTCATGACCGAAGTTGAGAAAATTCTCAATGATCGTCCGATCACTCCAGTCAGCGATGACACCCGGGATCTACCGGCGCTAACGCCAACTATGCTACTTTTGATGAAGACCAACACAAGTATTCCACAGGGTGTGTTCCGTAAACAGGATGTCTACGCACAACGTTGGTGGAAACAGGTGCAATACTTGGCTCACGTGTTCTGGAAAAGATGGCTACATGAGTACTTGCCTTCGTTGCAAGCCAGGCAAAAGTGGCAACGGCAGACCACCAAACCTTCGGTCCGGAAATGTTGTCCTAATCGCTGA